In Streptomyces puniciscabiei, a single genomic region encodes these proteins:
- a CDS encoding ABC transporter permease, with the protein MTRRPLARYALRTASLAAFLGLWQLLTSLNVDLWLRFSQFPTVTDVARAFADRLSGSDYWTDLTDSLTRILTGFALAAVLGVATGVLVARSRLAEDLLGPVLEVIRPIPAIALVPVAILLFPSNEQGIVFITCTAAFFPVLVSTRHAVRALTPVWEEAVRTMGGGRLRILGSVVLPGALPGIFGGLSVGIGVSWICVISAEMISGQYGVGYRTWQDYTVVNYPGVFVGMVTIGVLGWVTSTAVELLGRRLTRWLPRTSYVPGGRTRVPRPVTVPAGADRDSEHQAQPEQHSQKDAEEARDEHLV; encoded by the coding sequence ATGACCCGGCGCCCCCTGGCCCGGTATGCGCTGCGGACGGCCTCCCTCGCCGCCTTCCTCGGGCTTTGGCAGTTGCTGACCAGCCTGAACGTCGACCTGTGGCTGCGCTTCTCGCAGTTCCCGACGGTCACCGACGTGGCCCGTGCCTTCGCCGACCGGCTCTCCGGAAGCGACTACTGGACGGACCTCACCGACAGCCTCACCCGGATCCTCACCGGCTTCGCGCTGGCGGCCGTCCTGGGCGTGGCGACCGGCGTGCTCGTGGCCCGGTCGCGCCTCGCCGAGGATCTGCTCGGCCCGGTCCTGGAGGTCATCCGCCCGATCCCGGCGATCGCCCTCGTCCCGGTCGCGATCCTGCTCTTCCCGTCCAATGAGCAGGGCATCGTCTTCATCACCTGCACCGCCGCCTTCTTCCCCGTGCTGGTCTCCACCCGGCACGCGGTCCGCGCGCTGACTCCCGTCTGGGAAGAGGCGGTACGCACCATGGGCGGCGGCCGGCTGCGGATCCTCGGCTCGGTGGTGCTGCCGGGCGCGCTGCCCGGCATCTTCGGCGGGCTGTCGGTCGGCATCGGCGTGTCGTGGATCTGCGTGATCTCCGCCGAGATGATCTCCGGCCAGTACGGGGTCGGCTACCGCACCTGGCAGGACTACACGGTGGTGAACTACCCCGGCGTCTTCGTCGGCATGGTCACCATCGGCGTCCTCGGTTGGGTCACCTCCACGGCCGTGGAACTGCTCGGCCGGCGCCTGACCCGCTGGCTGCCCCGGACCTCGTACGTCCCCGGCGGCCGCACCCGCGTGCCCCGGCCTGTCACCGTCCCCGCTGGTGCCGACCGCGATTCCGAGCACCAGGCCCAGCCCGAGCAACACAGCCAGAAGGACGCCGAGGAGGCCCGCGATGAGCACCTCGTCTGA
- a CDS encoding ABC transporter ATP-binding protein, whose protein sequence is MSTSSEIVTAPVAPASEAGRGTRLTFRSAVLGRPDAPVLYDVDLEVSPGEILTVVGPSGCGKSTLLRTLAGLLPPLGGAAEVDGVPLTGPSADRALVFQEDALLPWRTLRGNVALPLAISGVPRSERRSLAESWLARVGLSAQAGQLPHRVSGGQRQRAQLARALADSPRAVLMDEPFGALDAQTRSGMQDLLVEVLRGTGATIVFVTHDVDEALFLGDRVALLGSGRVAAVRDVPGPRDRGAVDDPARVALRRDILTSLGS, encoded by the coding sequence ATGAGCACCTCGTCTGAGATCGTCACCGCTCCTGTCGCGCCCGCGTCGGAGGCCGGACGCGGCACCCGGCTCACCTTCCGTTCCGCCGTGCTCGGCAGGCCGGACGCGCCGGTGCTGTACGACGTCGACCTGGAGGTCTCCCCCGGCGAGATCCTCACCGTCGTCGGCCCCTCCGGCTGCGGCAAGTCCACATTGCTGCGCACCCTCGCCGGCCTGCTGCCTCCCCTGGGCGGCGCCGCCGAGGTGGACGGCGTCCCGCTGACCGGACCGTCGGCCGACCGCGCGCTGGTCTTCCAGGAGGACGCGCTGCTGCCCTGGCGCACCTTGCGCGGGAACGTCGCACTGCCGCTCGCCATCAGCGGCGTACCGCGTTCCGAACGCCGTTCCCTGGCCGAGTCGTGGCTCGCCCGCGTCGGACTCAGTGCACAGGCGGGGCAGTTGCCGCACCGGGTGTCCGGCGGGCAGCGCCAACGCGCCCAGTTGGCCCGGGCGCTGGCCGACAGCCCGCGCGCCGTCCTGATGGACGAGCCCTTCGGCGCCCTCGACGCACAGACCCGTTCCGGCATGCAGGACCTGCTGGTGGAGGTGTTGCGCGGCACGGGCGCGACCATCGTCTTCGTCACGCACGACGTGGACGAGGCCCTCTTCCTCGGAGACCGCGTCGCCCTGCTCGGCTCCGGCCGGGTGGCCGCCGTACGGGACGTGCCCGGGCCACGTGACCGCGGGGCCGTGGACGACCCCGCCCGCGTGGCCCTGCGGCGCGACATCCTCACCTCGCTCGGCTCCTGA
- a CDS encoding fumarate reductase/succinate dehydrogenase flavoprotein subunit, giving the protein MTTPATTSPEIPAVADAEELTCDVLVIGGGTAGTMAALTTAERGANVLLLEKAHVRHSGALAMGMDGVNNAVIPGRAEPDDYVAEITRANDGIVDQSTVRQTATRGFAMVQRLESYGVKFEKDEHGEYAVRQVHRSGSYVLPMPEGKDVKKVLYRQLRRREMRERIRIENRVMPVRVLTAEGRAVGAAGFNTRTGAFVTVRAGAVILATGACGRLGLPASGYLYGTYENPTNAGDGYAMAYHAGAELTGIECFQINPLIKDYNGPACAYVANPFGGYQVNRHGERFVDSDYWSGQMMAEFAAEVASDRGPVYLKLSHLPEESVSALESILHSTERPTRGTFHAGRGHDYRTHDVEMHISEIGLCGGHSASGVRVDDHARTTVPRLYAAGDLACVPHNYMIGAFVFGDLAGADAAQYTAYEGELPADQVREAHELIYRPLRNPDGPPQTQVEYKLRRFVNDYVAPPKSGARLSLALEAFERMQADIAAMGARTPHELMRCAEVTFIRDCAEMAARASLARTESRWGLYHDRLDHPGRDDVSWFHHLDLHKSPSGAMEFTARPVAPYLVPVEEFAPVGGPSRKLGEVRPEHVATAGPREVAPVAAERTSAPATASADRADAPGSASPRLLELVELAEAEPELAVVEPYLADADPAVRRTAVSVLTETVPPGTGQALAGTLSDPDAGVRAAAAASLRELVETLPPEPALGTALAGALAAADPVVRAAALDVLRALRLGQAGVFAAALDDPDIAVRTEAVRALVSVDAVRPLAGAADDPAREVRVAVAKALAAVGSASLTAADRELLTAALDRLTEDSDPLVRGAAFAALAGTGCQGPLADRAVAALSHPAWQVRSGAATALSAAPSEIAVAALAKALADTNADVRKAAVLSLTRHRATEEARTALATATADTDADVRAYAARGL; this is encoded by the coding sequence GTGACCACCCCCGCCACCACTTCCCCGGAGATTCCCGCCGTCGCCGACGCCGAGGAGCTGACCTGCGACGTCCTCGTCATCGGCGGCGGCACCGCCGGCACCATGGCCGCGCTGACCACCGCCGAGCGCGGCGCGAACGTCCTGCTGCTGGAGAAAGCCCACGTCCGTCACTCCGGCGCGCTCGCCATGGGCATGGACGGCGTCAACAACGCGGTCATCCCCGGCCGCGCCGAACCCGACGACTACGTCGCCGAGATCACCCGCGCCAACGACGGCATCGTCGACCAGTCCACCGTCCGCCAGACCGCCACCCGCGGTTTCGCCATGGTGCAGCGGCTGGAGTCGTACGGCGTCAAGTTCGAGAAGGACGAGCACGGTGAGTACGCGGTGCGCCAGGTGCATCGCTCCGGCTCGTACGTACTGCCCATGCCAGAGGGCAAGGACGTCAAAAAGGTCCTGTACCGGCAGCTCCGGCGGCGCGAGATGCGGGAGCGCATCAGGATCGAGAACCGGGTGATGCCGGTCCGGGTCCTGACCGCCGAGGGGCGGGCCGTGGGCGCCGCCGGATTCAACACCCGTACCGGCGCCTTCGTCACCGTCCGCGCCGGCGCCGTCATCCTCGCCACCGGCGCCTGCGGCCGGCTCGGCCTGCCCGCCTCCGGCTACCTGTACGGCACCTACGAGAACCCCACCAACGCCGGGGACGGGTACGCCATGGCCTACCACGCCGGCGCCGAGCTGACCGGCATCGAGTGCTTCCAGATCAACCCTCTGATCAAGGACTACAACGGCCCGGCCTGTGCCTACGTCGCCAATCCCTTCGGCGGCTACCAGGTCAACCGGCACGGTGAGCGGTTCGTCGACTCCGACTACTGGTCGGGGCAGATGATGGCCGAGTTCGCCGCCGAGGTCGCCAGCGACCGCGGCCCGGTCTACCTCAAGCTCAGCCACCTCCCGGAGGAGTCGGTCTCCGCACTGGAGTCGATCCTGCACTCCACCGAACGGCCCACCCGGGGCACCTTCCACGCCGGCCGCGGGCACGACTACCGCACCCACGACGTCGAGATGCACATCTCCGAGATCGGCCTGTGCGGCGGCCACTCCGCCTCCGGCGTCCGCGTCGACGACCACGCCCGCACGACCGTCCCCCGCCTGTACGCCGCCGGCGACCTCGCCTGCGTCCCGCACAACTACATGATCGGCGCGTTCGTCTTCGGCGACCTCGCGGGCGCGGACGCCGCCCAGTACACCGCGTACGAGGGGGAACTTCCCGCGGACCAGGTGCGTGAGGCGCACGAGCTGATCTACCGCCCGCTGCGCAACCCCGACGGCCCGCCGCAGACCCAGGTCGAGTACAAGCTGCGCCGTTTCGTGAACGACTACGTGGCACCACCGAAGTCCGGCGCCCGGCTCTCCCTCGCCCTGGAGGCCTTCGAGCGGATGCAGGCCGACATCGCCGCCATGGGCGCCCGCACGCCGCACGAGCTGATGCGCTGCGCCGAGGTCACCTTCATCCGGGACTGCGCCGAGATGGCCGCCCGCGCTTCCCTCGCCCGCACCGAGTCCCGTTGGGGCCTCTACCACGACCGTCTCGACCACCCCGGCCGCGACGACGTCTCCTGGTTCCACCATCTCGATCTGCACAAGTCCCCCTCTGGTGCGATGGAGTTCACGGCCCGCCCCGTGGCTCCGTACCTGGTCCCGGTCGAGGAGTTCGCGCCGGTCGGCGGTCCCTCCCGGAAGCTGGGCGAGGTCCGACCGGAGCACGTGGCCACGGCGGGGCCGCGCGAGGTGGCGCCGGTCGCGGCCGAACGGACGTCCGCGCCCGCCACCGCCTCCGCCGACCGGGCCGACGCGCCGGGCAGTGCTTCGCCCCGGCTCCTGGAACTGGTGGAGCTGGCCGAGGCGGAACCCGAACTCGCCGTCGTCGAGCCCTACTTGGCCGACGCGGACCCCGCCGTGCGCCGTACGGCCGTCTCGGTCCTGACCGAGACCGTGCCACCCGGCACCGGGCAGGCCCTGGCCGGTACCCTGTCCGATCCCGATGCCGGGGTACGCGCCGCCGCCGCTGCCTCGCTCCGCGAACTCGTCGAGACCCTGCCGCCCGAACCCGCCCTGGGCACCGCCCTCGCCGGCGCCCTCGCCGCGGCCGACCCCGTGGTCCGCGCCGCTGCCCTCGATGTGCTGCGCGCCCTGCGGCTCGGCCAGGCCGGGGTGTTCGCGGCGGCGCTGGACGACCCCGACATCGCCGTGCGCACCGAGGCCGTACGAGCGCTCGTCTCCGTCGACGCGGTCCGGCCGCTCGCGGGCGCCGCGGACGATCCCGCACGGGAGGTCCGGGTCGCCGTGGCCAAGGCCCTGGCCGCCGTCGGCTCGGCGTCCCTGACCGCGGCCGACCGGGAGCTGCTGACCGCCGCCCTGGACCGGCTCACCGAGGACAGCGATCCCCTGGTGCGAGGGGCCGCGTTCGCCGCGCTGGCCGGCACCGGCTGCCAAGGCCCGCTCGCCGACCGAGCCGTCGCCGCGCTGTCCCACCCGGCCTGGCAGGTCCGCTCCGGCGCCGCCACGGCGCTGTCGGCCGCGCCCTCCGAGATCGCCGTCGCCGCCCTGGCCAAGGCGCTGGCCGACACCAACGCCGATGTGCGCAAGGCGGCGGTGCTGTCCCTGACCCGGCACCGGGCCACCGAGGAGGCACGCACAGCCCTCGCCACGGCCACGGCCGACACGGACGCGGACGTCAGGGCCTACGCGGCTCGGGGGCTGTGA
- the recQ gene encoding DNA helicase RecQ, with protein sequence MGATGGISEMPQVTEGPGAADSEALATLQRVFGYDAFRGEQEAVIEHVVAGGDAVVLMPTGGGKSLCYQIPALVRPGTGVVISPLIALMQDQVDALRALGVRAGFINSTQDFDERRVVEAEFLAGELDLLYLAPERLRLEGTLDLLSRGKVSVFAIDEAHCVSQWGHDFRPDYLALSLLGERWPDVPRIALTATATRATHQEITQRLNLPTARHFVASFDRPNIQYRIVPKADPRKQLLAFLREEHPGDAGIVYCLSRNSVERTAEFLTANGIDAVPYHAGLDAGIRAAHQARFLREDGLVVVATIAFGMGIDKPDVRFVAHLDLPKSIEGYYQETGRAGRDGLPSTAWMAYGLNDVIQQRKLIQSGEGDEAFRRRATAHLDAMLALCETARCRRGQLLAYFGQDPDAAGCGNCDTCLTPRETWDGTIAAQKVLSTVVRLQRERGQKFGAVQIVDILLGKRTGKVIQFDHDQLSVFGIGQDLTEGEWRGVIRQLLAQGLLAVEGEYGTLVLTEASGSVLRSEREVPLRKEPKRPAASRSRSSGGDRTTKAAAAELPGELLPAFEALRAWRADQAREQGVPAYVIFHDATLREIVTRRPGSVRELGTVSGVGEKKLATYGEGVLAVLAGLDDPAPAAGDAQDADWPEPDVEPGPDDWI encoded by the coding sequence ATGGGTGCGACGGGCGGGATCAGCGAGATGCCACAGGTGACCGAGGGGCCGGGCGCGGCCGACAGCGAGGCGCTGGCCACGCTGCAGCGGGTCTTCGGGTACGACGCCTTCCGAGGTGAGCAGGAAGCGGTCATCGAGCATGTGGTGGCGGGCGGCGACGCCGTCGTCCTCATGCCCACCGGCGGCGGAAAGTCGCTGTGCTACCAGATCCCGGCCCTGGTCAGACCGGGAACGGGCGTGGTGATCTCGCCGCTGATCGCGCTCATGCAGGACCAGGTGGACGCCCTGCGCGCCCTCGGCGTGCGCGCCGGCTTCATCAACTCCACGCAGGACTTCGACGAGCGGCGCGTGGTCGAGGCGGAGTTCCTGGCCGGCGAGCTGGACCTGCTGTACCTGGCGCCGGAGCGGCTGCGGCTGGAGGGCACGCTCGACCTGCTCTCGCGCGGCAAGGTCTCCGTCTTCGCGATCGACGAGGCGCACTGTGTGTCCCAGTGGGGCCACGACTTCCGCCCGGACTACCTCGCCCTGTCCCTCCTCGGCGAGCGCTGGCCGGACGTCCCGCGGATCGCCCTCACCGCCACGGCCACCCGCGCCACCCACCAGGAGATCACCCAGCGGCTGAACCTGCCGACGGCCCGCCACTTCGTCGCCAGCTTCGACCGGCCCAACATCCAGTACCGGATCGTGCCCAAGGCCGACCCCAGGAAGCAGCTGCTCGCCTTCCTGCGCGAGGAGCACCCGGGCGATGCCGGCATCGTCTACTGCCTGTCGCGCAACTCGGTGGAGCGGACGGCGGAGTTCCTGACCGCCAACGGCATCGATGCGGTGCCGTACCACGCGGGCCTGGACGCGGGCATTCGCGCCGCCCACCAGGCCCGGTTCCTGCGCGAGGACGGCCTGGTCGTGGTGGCGACCATCGCCTTCGGCATGGGCATCGACAAGCCGGACGTACGGTTCGTCGCCCACCTGGACCTGCCCAAGTCCATCGAGGGCTACTACCAGGAGACCGGCCGCGCGGGCCGCGACGGGCTGCCGTCCACGGCCTGGATGGCATACGGCCTGAACGACGTCATACAGCAGCGCAAACTGATCCAGTCCGGCGAGGGCGACGAGGCGTTCCGCCGCCGGGCCACAGCCCATCTCGACGCCATGCTCGCGCTGTGCGAGACGGCCCGCTGCCGCCGCGGCCAGCTGCTCGCCTACTTCGGCCAGGACCCCGATGCGGCGGGCTGCGGCAACTGCGACACCTGCCTCACCCCGCGGGAGACCTGGGACGGCACGATCGCCGCGCAGAAGGTGCTGTCCACGGTGGTCCGGCTGCAGCGGGAGCGCGGGCAGAAGTTCGGCGCCGTGCAGATCGTCGACATCCTGCTCGGCAAGCGCACCGGCAAGGTGATCCAGTTCGACCACGACCAGCTGTCCGTCTTCGGCATCGGACAGGACCTCACCGAGGGCGAGTGGCGCGGCGTCATCCGGCAGCTGCTGGCCCAAGGGCTGCTCGCGGTCGAGGGGGAGTACGGCACTCTGGTGCTCACCGAGGCGAGCGGCTCCGTGCTGCGGAGCGAGCGGGAGGTGCCGCTGCGCAAGGAGCCGAAGAGGCCGGCCGCCTCCCGGTCCCGGTCGTCCGGCGGCGACCGCACGACAAAGGCCGCCGCGGCCGAGCTGCCCGGCGAGCTCCTGCCCGCCTTCGAGGCGCTGCGGGCCTGGCGCGCCGACCAGGCCCGCGAGCAGGGCGTGCCGGCGTACGTCATCTTCCACGACGCCACCCTGCGGGAGATCGTCACCCGCAGGCCCGGCTCGGTGCGTGAGCTCGGCACGGTGAGCGGCGTCGGCGAGAAGAAGCTGGCGACGTACGGGGAGGGCGTGCTGGCCGTGCTCGCCGGCCTGGACGACCCGGCCCCGGCCGCAGGCGACGCACAGGACGCCGACTGGCCGGAGCCGGACGTGGAGCCCGGACCGGACGACTGGATATAG
- the nuoN gene encoding NADH-quinone oxidoreductase subunit NuoN, whose translation MSTTVVHSLWTTAADPIAKIPAPKIEYGQLSPTLIVVGAALVGVLIEAFVPRKSRYYAQVFVSVVALCAAFAAVVALAADGYGTTKAHIAAMGAIAVDGPSLFLQGTILLAGLVGLFTFAERRLDPAAHGNRVDSFAAQAASVPGSDSEKAAVKAGFTTTEAFPLLLFAIAGMLVFPSANDLLTLFVALEVFSLPLYLLCALARRKRLMSQEAAVKYFLLGAFASAFTLFGIALLYGYAGSVSYARIAQVVDGTVSNVDPALANTMGNDALLLLGSALIVMGLLFKVGAVPFHMWTPDVYQGAPTPVTGFMAAATKVAAFGALLRLLYVVLPGMRWDWRPVMWAVAIITMLGGAIIAITQTDIKRLLAYSSIAHAGFILAGVIATSKDGVSSVLFYLAGYSFVTIGAFAVVTLVRDAGGEATHLSKWAGLGRRSPLVAAVFAVFLLAFAGIPLTSGFAGKFAVFKAAADGGAAPLVVVGVISSAIAAFFYIRVIVLMFFSEPKPEGPTVAVPSPLTMSAIAVGVAVTLVLGVAPQYFLDLASQAGVFVR comes from the coding sequence GTGAGCACAACAGTCGTCCACAGCCTGTGGACAACCGCGGCCGACCCGATCGCGAAGATCCCGGCACCGAAGATCGAATACGGACAATTGTCGCCGACGCTGATCGTCGTCGGTGCCGCACTGGTCGGCGTGCTGATCGAGGCGTTCGTCCCGCGGAAGTCCCGCTACTACGCCCAGGTCTTCGTGTCCGTCGTAGCCCTCTGCGCCGCGTTCGCCGCGGTGGTCGCGCTGGCCGCCGACGGCTACGGCACCACCAAGGCGCACATCGCGGCCATGGGGGCGATCGCGGTCGACGGCCCCTCCCTGTTCCTGCAGGGCACGATCCTGCTGGCCGGACTCGTCGGTCTGTTCACCTTCGCCGAGAGGCGCCTCGACCCGGCCGCGCACGGCAACCGCGTCGACTCCTTCGCCGCGCAGGCCGCCTCCGTACCCGGCAGTGACAGCGAGAAGGCGGCGGTGAAGGCCGGCTTCACCACGACTGAGGCCTTCCCGCTGCTGCTCTTCGCGATCGCCGGCATGCTGGTGTTCCCCTCGGCCAACGACCTGCTGACGCTGTTCGTGGCCCTGGAGGTCTTCTCCCTGCCGCTGTACCTGCTGTGCGCGCTGGCCCGCCGCAAGCGGCTGATGTCGCAGGAAGCCGCAGTCAAGTACTTCCTGCTCGGCGCGTTCGCCTCGGCGTTCACCCTGTTCGGCATCGCCCTGCTGTACGGCTACGCGGGCTCGGTGTCGTACGCGCGCATCGCACAGGTCGTCGACGGCACGGTCAGCAACGTCGACCCGGCGCTGGCCAACACCATGGGCAACGACGCGTTGCTGCTGCTCGGCAGCGCCCTGATCGTGATGGGCCTGCTGTTCAAGGTGGGTGCGGTGCCGTTCCACATGTGGACGCCGGACGTCTACCAGGGCGCGCCTACCCCGGTGACCGGCTTCATGGCGGCGGCGACGAAGGTGGCCGCGTTCGGCGCGCTGCTGCGGCTGCTGTACGTCGTCCTGCCCGGGATGCGCTGGGACTGGCGGCCGGTCATGTGGGCGGTGGCGATCATCACCATGCTCGGCGGCGCGATCATCGCGATCACGCAGACCGACATCAAGCGGCTGCTGGCGTACTCGTCCATCGCGCACGCCGGATTCATCCTCGCGGGTGTCATCGCCACGTCGAAGGACGGCGTCTCGTCCGTGCTCTTCTACCTGGCCGGCTACTCGTTCGTGACGATCGGCGCCTTCGCGGTGGTCACGCTGGTGCGCGACGCGGGCGGCGAGGCGACCCACCTGTCCAAGTGGGCGGGGCTCGGCCGCCGCTCCCCGCTGGTGGCGGCGGTCTTCGCGGTGTTCCTGCTGGCCTTCGCCGGCATCCCGCTGACCTCCGGCTTCGCCGGGAAGTTCGCCGTGTTCAAGGCGGCGGCGGACGGCGGCGCCGCGCCGCTGGTCGTCGTCGGTGTGATCTCCTCGGCGATCGCCGCGTTCTTCTACATCCGCGTGATCGTGCTGATGTTCTTCAGCGAACCGAAGCCGGAGGGCCCGACCGTGGCCGTCCCCTCCCCGCTGACCATGTCGGCGATCGCCGTCGGCGTCGCGGTGACGCTGGTACTCGGTGTCGCTCCGCAGTACTTCCTGGACCTGGCGAGCCAGGCGGGAGTGTTCGTGCGCTGA
- a CDS encoding NADH-quinone oxidoreductase subunit M, whose protein sequence is MSFPLLTATAVLPAVGAVATAAVPAARRTAAKWLALLVSLATLTLAITVLVRFDPNGARYQLTESHAWIKNFGVRYELGVDGIAVALIALTAVLIPFIILAGWHDADPLETGSRRWRPTQGFFALILAVEAMVLISFESTDVFVFYIFFEAMLIPMYFLIGGFGDRAHAQGEKAASTQRSYAAVKFLLYNLVGGLIMLAAVIGLYVVAGNFSLQEIAQARANGSLHMATSTERWLFLGFFFAFAVKAPLWPLHTWLPNAMQESTAPVAVLITAVVDKVGTFAMLRFCLQLFPQASKWATPVILVLALISIVYGALLAVGQRDIKRLVAYASISHFGFIIMGIFAMTSQGQSGATLYMVNHGISTAALMLVAGFLISRRGSRLIADYGGVQKVAPVLAGTFLIGGLATLSLPGLAPFVSEFLVLVGTFTRYPAIGIIATFGIVLAALYTLVLYQRTMTGPVKPEVSAMPDLRARELVVVAPLIVLLIFLGVYPKPVTDIVNPAVKQTMSDVHKTDPKPSVEAAK, encoded by the coding sequence ATGTCCTTTCCTCTGCTGACAGCGACAGCGGTGCTCCCGGCCGTAGGGGCCGTCGCGACGGCCGCCGTACCGGCCGCGCGGCGCACCGCCGCCAAGTGGCTGGCGCTGCTCGTCTCGCTCGCCACACTCACCCTGGCGATCACCGTCCTGGTCCGTTTCGACCCGAACGGCGCCCGCTACCAGCTCACCGAGTCCCACGCCTGGATCAAGAACTTCGGCGTGAGATACGAGCTGGGCGTCGACGGCATCGCGGTGGCGCTGATCGCGCTGACCGCCGTACTGATCCCGTTCATCATCCTCGCGGGCTGGCACGACGCGGACCCACTGGAGACGGGCAGCCGGCGCTGGCGGCCCACCCAGGGCTTCTTCGCACTGATCCTCGCCGTCGAGGCGATGGTGCTCATCTCCTTCGAGTCCACCGACGTCTTCGTCTTCTACATCTTCTTCGAAGCCATGCTCATCCCGATGTACTTCCTCATCGGCGGCTTCGGCGACCGCGCCCACGCGCAGGGCGAGAAGGCGGCGTCGACGCAGCGGTCGTACGCGGCGGTGAAGTTCCTGCTCTACAACCTGGTCGGCGGTCTGATCATGCTGGCCGCGGTGATCGGCCTCTACGTGGTGGCCGGAAACTTCAGCCTGCAGGAGATCGCCCAGGCCCGCGCGAACGGCTCGCTGCACATGGCGACGAGCACGGAACGCTGGCTGTTCCTGGGCTTCTTCTTCGCCTTCGCGGTGAAGGCCCCGCTGTGGCCGCTGCACACCTGGCTGCCCAACGCGATGCAGGAGTCCACCGCACCGGTCGCCGTCCTCATCACCGCGGTCGTCGACAAGGTGGGCACCTTCGCGATGCTCCGCTTCTGCCTCCAGCTGTTCCCCCAGGCCAGCAAGTGGGCGACGCCCGTCATCCTCGTCCTGGCCCTGATCAGCATCGTCTACGGCGCACTGCTCGCCGTCGGCCAGCGGGACATCAAGCGCCTGGTCGCCTACGCGTCGATCTCGCACTTCGGCTTCATCATCATGGGCATCTTCGCGATGACCAGCCAGGGCCAGTCCGGCGCGACGCTCTACATGGTCAACCACGGCATCTCCACGGCCGCGCTGATGCTGGTCGCCGGCTTCCTGATCTCGCGGCGCGGCTCGCGGCTCATCGCCGACTACGGAGGCGTGCAGAAAGTCGCCCCGGTGCTCGCGGGCACCTTCCTGATCGGCGGCCTCGCCACCCTCTCCTTGCCCGGCCTCGCGCCGTTCGTGAGCGAGTTCCTGGTCCTGGTCGGCACGTTCACGCGCTACCCGGCGATCGGCATCATCGCCACCTTCGGCATCGTCCTCGCCGCGCTCTACACCCTGGTCCTGTACCAGCGGACGATGACGGGCCCGGTGAAGCCCGAGGTCTCCGCGATGCCCGACCTGCGCGCGCGTGAGCTCGTGGTCGTCGCCCCGCTGATCGTGCTGCTGATCTTCCTGGGCGTCTATCCGAAGCCCGTCACGGACATCGTCAACCCGGCGGTCAAGCAGACCATGTCCGACGTCCACAAGACCGACCCCAAGCCCTCGGTGGAGGCGGCCAAGTGA